One Streptomyces coeruleorubidus DNA segment encodes these proteins:
- a CDS encoding S8 family peptidase: MTAPHARYRRAVAIPAGMAMATALAFLPNTTATAADEAPAAVSADATSLSYVVNVKPGHGTSAYVKKAVGKAGGTIVTSYDQIGVIVVHSTNPDFAETIRTVRGVQSAGATRTAPLPTAVTADLGTPKVLSAAEVARAEAPAGQDPLEPQQWDLPAIKADKAHEKSLGSKKVTVAVIDTGVDDTHPDIAPNFDRGASVNCVSGKPDTSDGAWRPGASESPHGTHVAGEIAAAKNGVGMTGVAPGVKVSGIKVSNPDGFFYTEAVVCGFVWAAEHGVDVTNNSYYTDPWYFNCKNDPDQKALLDAVTRASRYAEKKGAVNVAAAGNENYDLAADEITDPSSPNDSTPGERVVDPSECLDIPTQLPGVVTVASTGAKGIKSSFSNYGLGVADIAAPGGDSTAYQKPEPPATSGLILGTLPGGKWGYMAGTSMASPHVAGVAALIKSTHPYATPALVKALLYAQADATPCTDPYDINADGKIDAVCEGSKNRNGFYGWGIADALDAVTK; encoded by the coding sequence ATGACAGCGCCGCACGCGCGCTACCGCCGCGCCGTCGCGATCCCGGCCGGGATGGCCATGGCCACGGCCCTGGCGTTCCTGCCGAACACCACGGCCACGGCCGCCGACGAGGCGCCCGCGGCGGTCTCGGCCGACGCGACCTCGCTCAGCTACGTCGTCAACGTCAAGCCGGGCCACGGCACTTCGGCGTACGTGAAGAAGGCCGTCGGCAAGGCCGGCGGCACGATCGTGACGTCGTACGACCAGATCGGCGTCATCGTCGTCCACTCCACGAACCCCGACTTCGCCGAGACGATCCGCACGGTCCGCGGCGTGCAGTCGGCCGGCGCCACCCGCACCGCGCCGCTGCCCACGGCGGTGACGGCCGACCTGGGCACGCCCAAGGTGCTGAGCGCGGCCGAGGTGGCCAGGGCCGAGGCCCCCGCCGGACAGGACCCGCTGGAGCCCCAGCAGTGGGACCTGCCCGCCATCAAGGCGGACAAGGCGCACGAGAAGTCGCTGGGCAGCAAGAAGGTCACCGTCGCCGTGATCGACACCGGCGTCGACGACACCCACCCCGACATCGCGCCCAACTTCGACCGCGGCGCGTCGGTCAACTGCGTGTCGGGCAAGCCGGACACGTCCGACGGGGCCTGGCGGCCGGGCGCCTCGGAGAGCCCGCACGGCACGCACGTGGCGGGTGAGATCGCCGCCGCGAAGAACGGCGTCGGCATGACCGGTGTCGCGCCCGGGGTGAAGGTCTCCGGCATCAAGGTGTCCAACCCGGACGGCTTCTTCTACACGGAGGCCGTGGTGTGCGGCTTCGTGTGGGCGGCCGAGCACGGGGTGGACGTCACCAACAACAGCTATTACACCGACCCGTGGTACTTCAACTGCAAGAACGACCCGGACCAGAAGGCGCTGCTGGACGCGGTCACCCGGGCCTCGCGGTACGCGGAGAAGAAGGGCGCGGTCAACGTCGCTGCGGCCGGCAACGAGAACTACGACCTCGCGGCCGACGAGATCACCGACCCGTCGTCGCCGAACGACTCCACGCCGGGCGAGCGGGTCGTGGACCCGTCCGAGTGCCTCGACATCCCGACCCAGCTGCCGGGCGTCGTCACGGTCGCCTCGACGGGCGCGAAGGGCATCAAGTCGTCCTTCTCCAACTACGGGCTGGGCGTCGCCGACATAGCCGCCCCGGGCGGCGACTCGACCGCCTACCAGAAGCCGGAGCCGCCGGCCACGAGCGGGCTGATCCTGGGCACGCTGCCAGGCGGCAAGTGGGGCTACATGGCCGGTACGTCGATGGCGTCCCCGCACGTCGCGGGCGTCGCGGCCCTCATCAAGTCGACGCACCCGTACGCCACTCCGGCCCTGGTGAAGGCCCTCCTGTACGCACAAGCCGACGCCACGCCGTGCACGGACCCGTACGACATCAACGCCGATGGCAAGATCGACGCGGTGTGCGAGGGCTCGAAGAACCGCAACGGCTTCTACGGGTGGGGCATCGCGGACGCGCTGGACGCGGTGACCAAGTAG
- a CDS encoding lysoplasmalogenase, translated as MSRSRLLLGALGLAVVVDLVSLAAGFDAGHAVAKPLLMPLLALWAVLRRAPRSLVAALLFGWGGDVLLLSDAEPAFLAGMGCFAAGHVCYLVLFQRHGSRYAVPRARAGLLALGYATALVTTVALLWTDLPADLRLPVAGYSLLLTAMAYRAAIRLGLFTGLGGALFLLSDTLIATGVADWPQPPGPDFWIMLTYIAAQVLLAGGTLGALNARRAPAATYGEMRAV; from the coding sequence GTGAGCCGCTCCCGGCTCCTCCTCGGCGCCCTCGGTCTCGCCGTCGTCGTCGACCTCGTCTCCCTGGCGGCCGGTTTCGACGCCGGGCACGCCGTCGCCAAGCCGCTGCTGATGCCGCTCCTGGCCCTCTGGGCCGTCCTGCGCCGGGCACCCCGGTCGCTGGTGGCCGCCCTGCTGTTCGGCTGGGGCGGTGACGTGCTGCTGCTGTCCGACGCCGAGCCGGCCTTCCTCGCCGGTATGGGCTGTTTCGCGGCGGGGCACGTCTGCTACCTGGTCCTCTTCCAGAGGCACGGCAGCCGGTACGCGGTCCCACGCGCGCGTGCGGGCCTGCTCGCCCTGGGGTACGCCACCGCCCTCGTCACGACCGTCGCGCTGCTGTGGACGGACCTGCCCGCGGATCTGCGCCTGCCCGTCGCCGGGTACAGCCTCCTGCTCACGGCCATGGCGTACAGGGCCGCCATCCGGCTCGGCCTCTTCACCGGACTCGGCGGTGCGCTCTTCCTGCTCTCCGACACGCTCATCGCGACCGGCGTCGCCGACTGGCCGCAGCCGCCCGGGCCGGACTTCTGGATCATGCTCACCTACATCGCCGCACAGGTCCTCCTGGCGGGCGGCACGCTCGGGGCGCTCAACGCGCGCAGGGCGCCGGCCGCGACGTACGGAGAGATGCGCGCCGTCTGA
- a CDS encoding SURF1 family protein gives MYRFLMSRQWVILTLIALLLIPTMIRLGIWQMHRYEERTARNQLVTDALAAEPVPVEKLTGPGHTVTSTERYRTVTAKGRFDTEDEVVVRRRTNSDDEVGYHVLTPFVLDDGKVLLVNRGWIPSDGPSQTTFPKVPAPPSGQVTIEGRLMPDETTAASGIKNLKGLPDRQIMLINSEQEARRLDAQVLGGYIAQTAPEPKGDTPELLGDPGKEDAALNYAYAVQWWLFAAAVPVGWVILARREARERAQAAAATAQDRESQPATA, from the coding sequence GTGTACCGCTTCCTGATGTCCCGGCAGTGGGTGATCCTCACACTGATCGCCCTGCTTCTCATCCCCACGATGATCAGGCTGGGAATCTGGCAGATGCATCGCTACGAGGAGCGCACCGCACGGAACCAGCTGGTCACCGACGCGCTGGCGGCCGAGCCGGTGCCCGTGGAGAAGCTGACCGGACCCGGGCACACCGTCACCAGCACCGAGCGGTACCGGACCGTGACCGCGAAGGGCCGCTTCGACACGGAGGACGAGGTCGTCGTCCGCCGCCGCACCAACTCCGACGACGAGGTCGGCTACCACGTCCTGACCCCGTTCGTCCTCGACGACGGCAAGGTCCTGCTGGTCAACCGGGGCTGGATCCCCTCGGACGGGCCGAGCCAGACCACGTTCCCGAAGGTCCCCGCACCGCCGAGCGGCCAGGTGACCATCGAGGGACGGCTGATGCCCGACGAGACGACCGCGGCGAGCGGCATCAAGAACCTCAAGGGCCTGCCGGACCGGCAGATCATGCTGATCAACAGCGAGCAGGAGGCCCGGCGCCTGGACGCGCAGGTGCTCGGCGGCTACATCGCGCAGACGGCGCCCGAGCCCAAGGGCGACACTCCCGAGCTGCTCGGCGACCCCGGCAAGGAGGACGCCGCGCTGAACTACGCGTACGCCGTGCAGTGGTGGCTGTTCGCCGCGGCCGTCCCGGTCGGCTGGGTGATCCTGGCCCGCCGCGAGGCCCGCGAACGGGCGCAGGCGGCGGCCGCGACGGCGCAGGACAGGGAGTCGCAGCCGGCCACGGCGTGA
- a CDS encoding sterol desaturase family protein codes for MPNLPDVVLWSIPAFVLLAVVEMVSYRLHPDEDAAGYEAKDAATSIGMGLGSLAFDFLWKIPIVALYTALYELTPLRVPVLWWTVPLMLLAQDFFYYWSHRGHHVIRILWACHVVHHSSRKFNFTTALRQPWTSLTVWPFYVPLIAAGVHPAALAFCSSANLVYQFWIHTERIDKMPRWFEFVFNTPSHHRVHHASQGGYLDRNFGGILIVWDRLFGSFVAETVRPVYGLTKNINTYNLLKVATHEYVSIAKDLKAARDWRERAGRVFRGPGWGPAPAAAPALTTETTEAPAPASSPVGKSTSA; via the coding sequence ATGCCGAACCTGCCCGATGTCGTGCTGTGGTCGATACCCGCCTTTGTACTGCTCGCCGTGGTCGAGATGGTGAGCTACCGCCTCCACCCCGACGAGGACGCGGCGGGCTACGAGGCGAAGGACGCCGCGACGAGCATCGGCATGGGTCTCGGCAGCCTCGCCTTCGACTTCCTCTGGAAGATCCCGATCGTCGCCCTGTACACGGCCCTCTACGAACTCACGCCCCTGCGCGTGCCCGTCCTGTGGTGGACCGTCCCGCTGATGCTGCTCGCGCAGGACTTCTTCTACTACTGGTCCCACCGCGGCCACCACGTCATCCGCATCCTGTGGGCCTGCCACGTCGTCCACCACTCCAGCCGGAAGTTCAACTTCACCACCGCGCTGCGTCAGCCCTGGACGTCCCTGACCGTGTGGCCGTTCTACGTCCCCCTCATCGCCGCCGGGGTGCACCCGGCCGCCCTCGCGTTCTGCTCCTCCGCGAACCTCGTCTACCAGTTCTGGATCCACACCGAGCGGATCGACAAGATGCCGCGCTGGTTCGAGTTCGTCTTCAACACGCCTTCGCACCACCGGGTCCACCACGCCTCCCAGGGCGGCTACCTGGACCGCAACTTCGGCGGCATCCTCATCGTCTGGGACCGGCTGTTCGGGTCCTTCGTCGCCGAGACCGTGCGGCCCGTGTACGGACTGACCAAGAACATCAACACGTACAACTTGCTCAAGGTGGCGACGCACGAGTACGTGTCCATCGCGAAGGACCTGAAGGCGGCGCGTGATTGGCGAGAGCGCGCGGGCCGTGTGTTCCGGGGGCCGGGATGGGGGCCTGCGCCGGCTGCGGCACCGGCGCTCACCACCGAGACGACCGAGGCTCCGGCCCCGGCCTCGTCGCCCGTCGGGAAGAGCACCTCGGCGTGA
- a CDS encoding sodium:solute symporter family protein: MADGAMTTTFLAVIGGASLLAVTARRLRPVDRLPSLEGWALADRSLGPGWTWLLLGGTIFTAYTFTAVPGLAYGNGAPAFFAVPYTVIVCPLAFVLLTRLWSVARRHGYVTAADFVRGRYGSPPLALVVALTGILATMPYLALQLLGLRAVLTAGGLYPRGAAGDLVMVALFAGLAVATYRHGLRAPTVISALKAVAVFVSLTAVCWLVLERLGGPGAVFEKAAWRLAGTDTAGSALLLSPEQQPAYATLALGSALALLMYPHVLTAGFAADSPRTVRRAAVALPAWTALLALFGFLGIAALATGVRAPEGGAEAAVPMLVDRLMPGPLAGLVFGAITVGALVPAAVMSIAAATSFVRNVYVEYVHPTATPKRQVRIAKAVSLTAKVGAVAFVFGLRDQDAINLQLLGGVWILQIFPAVAVGLFTGWLHPRALLAGWAVGMASGTYLVVREGFSSIVPLGTGAGPLEIYAGLAALLLNLTVAVAGTAALTRLGVPRGADATDLPSRLTVRRRPETGANTP; encoded by the coding sequence ATGGCGGATGGCGCCATGACCACGACGTTCCTCGCCGTGATCGGCGGAGCGTCGCTGCTCGCCGTCACCGCGCGCCGTCTGCGCCCCGTCGACCGGCTGCCGTCCCTGGAGGGCTGGGCGCTCGCCGACCGCAGCCTCGGACCGGGGTGGACCTGGCTGCTGCTGGGCGGCACGATCTTCACCGCGTACACGTTCACCGCCGTCCCCGGACTGGCGTACGGCAACGGCGCGCCCGCGTTCTTCGCGGTGCCCTACACGGTGATCGTCTGTCCGCTCGCCTTCGTTCTGCTGACCCGTCTGTGGTCGGTGGCCCGCCGCCACGGGTACGTCACGGCTGCCGACTTCGTGCGCGGGCGGTACGGTTCACCGCCGCTGGCGCTCGTGGTGGCGCTGACCGGGATCCTCGCGACGATGCCGTACCTGGCGCTGCAGCTGCTCGGCCTGCGGGCCGTGCTCACGGCCGGGGGCCTCTATCCCCGGGGAGCGGCCGGCGACCTGGTGATGGTGGCGCTGTTCGCGGGGCTGGCCGTGGCCACGTACCGGCACGGGCTGCGCGCGCCGACGGTGATCTCGGCGCTCAAGGCGGTTGCCGTGTTCGTCTCGCTCACGGCCGTGTGCTGGCTGGTCCTGGAACGGCTCGGCGGACCGGGCGCGGTGTTCGAGAAAGCGGCGTGGCGGCTGGCCGGGACGGACACGGCCGGCTCCGCCCTGCTGCTCTCCCCCGAGCAGCAGCCCGCCTACGCCACCCTCGCGCTGGGCTCGGCGCTCGCGCTGCTGATGTACCCGCACGTGCTCACCGCCGGATTCGCCGCCGACAGTCCACGCACCGTACGCAGGGCCGCCGTGGCGCTGCCCGCCTGGACGGCACTGCTCGCGCTCTTCGGTTTCCTCGGCATCGCGGCGCTCGCCACCGGGGTGCGGGCGCCCGAGGGCGGGGCCGAGGCCGCCGTGCCGATGCTGGTCGACCGGCTGATGCCGGGGCCGCTGGCCGGACTGGTGTTCGGCGCGATCACCGTGGGCGCGCTGGTCCCGGCCGCCGTGATGTCCATCGCGGCCGCCACGAGCTTCGTCCGCAACGTGTACGTCGAGTACGTCCATCCGACGGCCACGCCGAAGCGGCAGGTGCGCATCGCCAAGGCGGTGTCGCTCACCGCGAAGGTGGGGGCCGTGGCGTTCGTGTTCGGACTGCGCGACCAGGACGCCATCAACCTCCAGTTGCTCGGCGGCGTGTGGATCCTGCAGATCTTCCCGGCGGTCGCCGTCGGGCTGTTCACCGGGTGGCTGCACCCGCGGGCGCTGCTCGCCGGGTGGGCCGTGGGCATGGCGTCGGGGACGTACCTGGTGGTGCGCGAGGGGTTCTCCTCGATCGTGCCGCTCGGTACCGGCGCCGGGCCGCTGGAGATCTACGCCGGGCTCGCCGCCCTGCTGCTCAATCTGACCGTCGCGGTGGCCGGTACCGCGGCGCTGACACGCCTCGGCGTCCCGCGCGGCGCCGACGCGACAGACCTGCCGTCCCGCCTGACCGTCAGGCGGCGCCCGGAGACGGGAGCGAACACTCCGTGA
- a CDS encoding DEDDh family exonuclease, with translation MLEDLTTAAFSPTAWPTAYPKGYAVVDVETTGLARDDRIISAAVYRLDARGEVEDHWYTVVNPERDPGPVWIHGLTSEALEGAPLFQDIAEEFTARLEGRVLVAHNAVFDWQMIAREYARAKCEAPVRQRLCTIALSKELGLPLPNHKLESLAAHFGVVQRRAHHALDDARVLAEAFRPSLRAAAANGVRLPLHECRPLTEWSDRPATPRIGQQAGPRSYGAYRQTSWRPSRKRPACPYPNPGRYEAGGRLKQGMRVAFSGDTSTERELLEDRATEAGLHVATSLSRLTSLLVTNDPESGTSKVVKARQFGTPIVDEAAFGQLLSDVEPASEG, from the coding sequence ATGCTGGAAGACCTGACGACCGCAGCGTTCTCTCCCACGGCGTGGCCGACCGCGTATCCCAAGGGGTACGCGGTCGTTGACGTGGAGACCACGGGCCTGGCCCGGGACGACCGCATCATCTCCGCGGCCGTCTACCGGCTGGACGCGCGCGGCGAGGTCGAGGACCACTGGTACACGGTGGTCAACCCGGAGCGTGACCCCGGCCCCGTGTGGATCCACGGACTGACGAGCGAGGCGCTCGAGGGCGCGCCCCTCTTCCAGGACATCGCCGAGGAGTTCACGGCCCGGCTCGAAGGCCGGGTGCTCGTCGCGCACAACGCCGTCTTCGACTGGCAGATGATCGCCCGGGAGTACGCGCGCGCGAAGTGCGAGGCGCCCGTGCGGCAGCGGCTGTGCACCATCGCCCTGTCGAAGGAGCTCGGGCTTCCGCTGCCCAACCACAAGCTGGAGTCCCTCGCCGCGCACTTCGGCGTCGTCCAGCGGCGGGCGCACCACGCGCTGGACGACGCGCGCGTGCTGGCGGAGGCGTTCCGCCCCAGCCTCAGGGCCGCGGCGGCGAACGGCGTACGGCTGCCGCTGCACGAGTGCCGGCCGCTGACGGAGTGGTCGGACCGCCCTGCCACGCCCCGCATCGGCCAGCAGGCGGGCCCGCGAAGCTACGGCGCCTACCGCCAGACCAGTTGGCGCCCCTCCCGCAAGCGCCCCGCCTGCCCCTACCCCAACCCGGGGCGCTACGAGGCGGGCGGGCGGCTCAAGCAGGGCATGCGGGTCGCCTTCTCCGGCGACACCTCGACCGAGCGGGAGCTGCTGGAGGACCGGGCGACCGAGGCCGGGCTGCACGTGGCCACCAGCCTGTCCCGGCTGACCAGCCTGCTCGTCACGAACGACCCGGAGTCGGGCACGTCCAAGGTGGTCAAGGCCCGGCAGTTCGGCACACCGATCGTGGACGAGGCGGCGTTCGGGCAACTCCTCTCGGATGTGGAGCCGGCGTCGGAGGGGTGA
- a CDS encoding DUF3311 domain-containing protein → MARTGRPRLRRVAVVLLLLAPAAGLLWVPWYAGASPRLAGTPFFYWYQLAWVPGCGLCLLAAYALTRHDDRHGP, encoded by the coding sequence ATGGCACGGACCGGCCGTCCACGGCTACGACGCGTAGCCGTCGTCCTCCTGCTGCTCGCTCCCGCCGCGGGACTGCTGTGGGTCCCCTGGTACGCCGGCGCGAGCCCACGGCTGGCGGGAACGCCGTTCTTCTACTGGTACCAGCTCGCCTGGGTACCGGGGTGCGGCCTCTGCCTGCTCGCGGCCTACGCGCTGACACGGCACGACGACCGTCACGGTCCCTGA
- a CDS encoding sigma-70 family RNA polymerase sigma factor gives MRRRQNTPVTLPPVPAPAARAEPLAPAVSDPDDVEREAGVARLFEVHYSSMLRLAVLLGADDPENVVAEAYYQIYRKWRRLRDAAAAEAYLRSTVCNLTRMRIRHLQVARRHEENPPNPPDEAVASAEHAALLRDDQRVLIDALQQLPPRQREALVLRHWLGLKESEIAAAMGISGGSVKTHTARGIAALTQAMEARR, from the coding sequence GTGAGACGCAGACAGAACACCCCGGTCACCCTGCCACCGGTCCCCGCACCGGCCGCCCGAGCCGAGCCGCTCGCCCCCGCGGTGAGCGATCCGGACGACGTGGAGCGGGAGGCCGGCGTCGCCCGGCTCTTCGAGGTGCACTACTCCTCGATGCTGCGCCTCGCCGTCCTGCTCGGCGCGGACGACCCGGAGAACGTGGTGGCCGAGGCGTACTACCAGATCTACCGCAAGTGGCGGCGCCTGCGGGACGCGGCCGCGGCGGAGGCGTATCTGCGCTCGACCGTCTGCAATCTGACGCGGATGCGGATACGGCACCTCCAAGTCGCCCGCAGACACGAGGAGAACCCGCCGAACCCGCCGGACGAGGCGGTCGCCTCCGCGGAGCACGCCGCACTGCTGCGCGACGACCAGCGCGTGCTCATCGACGCCCTCCAGCAGTTGCCGCCCCGGCAGCGCGAGGCGCTGGTGCTGCGGCACTGGCTCGGTCTGAAGGAGAGCGAGATAGCCGCCGCGATGGGCATCTCCGGCGGTTCCGTCAAGACGCACACGGCACGCGGCATCGCCGCCCTGACCCAGGCGATGGAGGCCCGGCGATGA
- a CDS encoding YbdD/YjiX family protein has translation MLDTVLRYARELTGETEYDRYCERHRRHHPRAPVPTRREYQRMRTTQRECEAPGRCC, from the coding sequence ATGCTGGACACCGTGCTCCGGTACGCGCGCGAGCTGACCGGCGAGACGGAGTACGACCGCTACTGCGAGCGGCACCGGCGCCACCACCCGCGCGCTCCGGTGCCGACCCGACGCGAGTACCAGCGGATGCGCACCACGCAGCGCGAGTGCGAGGCGCCCGGCCGCTGCTGCTGA
- a CDS encoding CopD family protein has product MTLTRPVAVLVLVTLAALIPLLGPTTALHGTGEAAAPGVGGIALLRTVLFAALCVPMGELFVNRLARSVPGAEKATGHPVVPRSWSAFAAAAGFVAALGLASVVATGNLVPDGLSDIDVGGLYASRDGKLALLEVNAFLVAGLCALSRRPATQLWPLAAVVIAEALRAHPATEHAPLTGSGLTLVHLTCAALWAGGLLHALRTLRLWHGRYGTEAGAALLGLYARVAAVLLAAITATGAWSSLRRMPPETILEQLTATAYGRALLAKVLLVAAVAAVALSARRRLRRAADPLTACAPARAEVVALGLVVAVSGLLTTLPLPIRW; this is encoded by the coding sequence GTGACCTTGACAAGACCCGTCGCCGTGCTGGTGCTGGTGACGCTGGCCGCGCTGATCCCGCTGCTCGGCCCGACCACCGCGCTGCACGGCACCGGGGAGGCCGCCGCGCCCGGCGTCGGCGGCATAGCCCTGCTGCGTACGGTGCTGTTCGCGGCCCTGTGCGTACCGATGGGCGAGCTGTTCGTGAACCGGCTGGCGCGTTCCGTGCCGGGCGCGGAGAAGGCCACCGGCCACCCGGTCGTGCCCCGCAGTTGGTCAGCGTTCGCGGCCGCCGCCGGTTTCGTCGCCGCTCTCGGGCTCGCCTCGGTCGTGGCCACGGGCAATCTCGTCCCTGACGGTCTGTCGGACATCGACGTCGGCGGGCTTTATGCGTCCCGGGACGGCAAGCTCGCCCTGCTGGAGGTCAACGCGTTCCTCGTGGCGGGGCTGTGTGCCCTCTCGCGCCGGCCGGCCACGCAGCTGTGGCCGCTGGCCGCCGTGGTGATCGCCGAGGCCCTGCGCGCGCACCCCGCGACCGAGCACGCCCCGCTCACCGGCTCCGGGCTGACGCTGGTCCACCTGACCTGTGCGGCGCTGTGGGCGGGCGGTCTGCTGCACGCGCTGCGCACGCTGCGGCTGTGGCACGGCCGGTACGGCACGGAGGCGGGCGCGGCCCTGCTGGGTCTCTACGCGCGCGTGGCGGCCGTTCTGCTCGCCGCCATCACCGCGACGGGCGCGTGGAGTTCACTGCGGCGGATGCCGCCGGAGACGATCCTGGAGCAGCTGACGGCGACGGCGTACGGGCGTGCCCTGCTCGCCAAGGTGCTCCTCGTGGCCGCCGTCGCCGCCGTCGCCCTGTCGGCACGGCGGCGGCTGCGCCGGGCGGCCGATCCGCTGACCGCCTGTGCGCCGGCGCGGGCGGAGGTGGTCGCGCTGGGCCTGGTGGTCGCCGTGTCAGGACTGCTGACGACCCTTCCCCTCCCCATCCGCTGGTGA
- a CDS encoding carbon starvation CstA family protein, whose amino-acid sequence MSTSAMPGSALPAPEGPPPRRSRMTPRSILIWTAVALVGAVGWGVLALSRGEEISAVWLVMAALGSYAIAYRFYSRFIARRVLEVDDTRATPAERLEDGVDYHPTDRRVLFGHHFAAIAGAGPLVGPVLAAQMGYLPGTIWIVVGVIFAGAVQDMIVLFLSMRRDGKSLGQMARDEIGRVGGAAALIGVFAIMIILLAVLAMVVVNALAESAWGTFSVTMTIPIALFMGYYLRYLRPGRVVETSVIGVVLLLLAILGGGWIQDSSMAEYFVWSPETLVFCLIGYGFVASVLPVWMLLAPRDYLSTFMKVGTIALMAVGVVIAAPTLKAEPVTEFASTGAGPVFAGGLFPFLFITIACGALSGFHALVSSGTTPKLIQKESQVRMIGYGSMLTESFVAVMALIAACVLEPGLFYAMNSPAALLGPTVQTASEAVKNLGFSITPDQLAAAAKAVEEHTLVGRSGGAPTLAVGMSEIFAGVFGGAGMKAFWYHFAIMFEALFILTTVDAGTRVGRFMLQDMLGNVWKPIGRVTWKPGIWITSALVVGAWGYFLYAGVTDPLGGIKQLFPLFGIANQLLAAVALAVTTTMLIKAGKLRWAWVTGIPLAWDVAVTFTAGWQKIFSDDPKIGFFAQRDVYADAIDAGKLLPGATNMDDMHTIVLNNTVDGVIMAIFLLLVLIVLVNCAVVCFRALRATEPLPTTEAPYVASRIDVPEQRNTEPLVGAGP is encoded by the coding sequence ATGTCCACGTCAGCCATGCCCGGATCCGCTCTGCCGGCGCCGGAGGGGCCACCGCCCCGGCGGTCCCGCATGACCCCCAGGTCGATCCTCATATGGACCGCCGTCGCCCTCGTCGGCGCGGTCGGCTGGGGTGTCCTCGCGCTCTCCCGCGGCGAGGAGATCTCCGCCGTGTGGCTGGTGATGGCGGCCCTCGGCTCGTACGCCATCGCCTACCGCTTCTACTCGCGGTTCATCGCCCGCCGGGTCCTGGAGGTCGACGACACCCGCGCCACCCCGGCCGAGCGGCTGGAGGACGGTGTCGACTACCACCCGACCGACCGCCGGGTGCTGTTCGGCCACCACTTCGCGGCCATCGCCGGCGCCGGTCCGCTGGTGGGTCCGGTGCTGGCCGCGCAGATGGGCTATCTGCCGGGCACGATCTGGATCGTCGTGGGCGTGATCTTCGCCGGCGCGGTCCAGGACATGATCGTCCTCTTCCTCTCCATGCGACGGGACGGCAAGAGCCTCGGTCAGATGGCCCGGGACGAGATCGGCAGGGTGGGCGGGGCGGCGGCACTGATCGGTGTCTTCGCCATCATGATCATCCTGCTCGCGGTGCTGGCCATGGTCGTCGTCAACGCGCTGGCCGAGTCGGCCTGGGGCACCTTCTCGGTCACCATGACCATCCCCATCGCCCTTTTCATGGGCTACTACCTGCGCTACCTGCGGCCGGGCCGGGTCGTGGAGACCAGTGTCATCGGCGTGGTACTGCTGCTGCTCGCCATCCTCGGCGGCGGCTGGATCCAGGACTCGTCGATGGCGGAGTACTTCGTCTGGAGCCCCGAGACCCTGGTCTTCTGCCTGATCGGCTACGGCTTCGTCGCCTCCGTGCTCCCCGTGTGGATGCTGCTGGCTCCCCGTGACTACCTGTCGACCTTCATGAAGGTCGGCACCATCGCCCTGATGGCCGTCGGCGTGGTGATCGCCGCCCCGACCCTCAAGGCCGAGCCGGTGACGGAGTTCGCCTCGACCGGCGCCGGACCGGTGTTCGCCGGAGGGCTCTTCCCGTTCCTGTTCATCACCATCGCCTGCGGCGCCCTGTCCGGCTTCCACGCCCTGGTCTCCTCCGGCACCACGCCGAAGCTGATCCAGAAGGAGTCCCAGGTCCGAATGATCGGGTACGGCTCCATGCTCACGGAGTCCTTCGTCGCCGTCATGGCGCTGATCGCCGCGTGCGTCCTGGAACCGGGCCTGTTCTACGCGATGAACTCCCCGGCCGCGCTGCTCGGCCCAACGGTGCAGACCGCGTCGGAAGCGGTGAAGAACCTCGGCTTCAGCATCACCCCGGACCAGCTCGCCGCGGCGGCCAAGGCCGTCGAGGAGCACACCCTGGTCGGCCGCTCCGGTGGCGCGCCCACCCTGGCCGTCGGGATGTCGGAGATCTTCGCCGGGGTGTTCGGCGGTGCCGGGATGAAGGCCTTCTGGTACCACTTCGCCATCATGTTCGAGGCCCTGTTCATCCTGACCACGGTGGACGCGGGCACCCGCGTGGGCCGCTTCATGCTCCAGGACATGCTGGGCAACGTCTGGAAGCCGATCGGCCGGGTCACCTGGAAGCCGGGCATCTGGATCACCAGCGCCCTGGTCGTCGGCGCCTGGGGCTACTTCCTGTACGCCGGTGTCACCGATCCGCTCGGCGGCATCAAGCAGCTCTTCCCGCTGTTCGGCATCGCCAACCAGCTGCTGGCCGCGGTCGCCCTGGCCGTCACCACGACCATGCTGATCAAGGCGGGCAAACTGCGCTGGGCGTGGGTGACCGGCATCCCTCTGGCCTGGGACGTGGCCGTCACCTTCACCGCCGGCTGGCAGAAGATCTTCTCGGACGACCCGAAGATCGGCTTCTTCGCCCAGCGGGACGTCTACGCGGACGCCATCGACGCCGGCAAGCTGCTGCCGGGCGCCACGAACATGGACGACATGCACACCATCGTCCTCAACAACACCGTCGACGGCGTGATCATGGCGATCTTCCTGCTGTTGGTCCTCATCGTCCTGGTCAACTGCGCGGTGGTGTGCTTCCGCGCACTGCGCGCCACCGAGCCCCTGCCGACGACCGAGGCCCCGTACGTCGCCTCCCGCATCGATGTCCCCGAGCAGCGGAACACCGAGCCGCTGGTGGGGGCGGGCCCGTGA